A region of Oceanicoccus sp. KOV_DT_Chl DNA encodes the following proteins:
- the bioD gene encoding dethiobiotin synthase, which translates to MSKHQFFIAGTDTDVGKTLIATAILHAANQQGLSTLALKPVAAGCEQTGQGLRNSDALLLQQTMSIALPYEQVNPVALQAAIAPHIAAEQEGKRLSLARLVGFCRGALMQPADFALIEGAGGWRVPLNARETMAGLAKELNTPVILVVGMKLGCINHALLTAEAIAHDGVPLAGWVANQLDAEMPCYQENINTLKSLLRAPCLGEVPRLAEPRADLASSYLNIDLVIKR; encoded by the coding sequence ATGAGTAAACACCAATTTTTTATTGCCGGTACCGATACCGATGTTGGTAAAACCTTGATAGCGACGGCGATTTTACACGCAGCAAACCAGCAAGGCTTATCAACCCTGGCGTTAAAACCGGTAGCGGCTGGTTGTGAGCAAACCGGGCAGGGATTACGCAATAGTGATGCCCTGTTATTACAGCAAACCATGTCAATAGCGTTGCCCTATGAACAAGTAAACCCGGTCGCATTGCAAGCGGCCATCGCGCCCCATATTGCTGCCGAGCAAGAGGGCAAGCGCTTATCCTTGGCACGGTTAGTGGGTTTTTGCCGGGGCGCTTTAATGCAGCCGGCAGATTTTGCCCTTATCGAAGGTGCGGGGGGGTGGCGGGTGCCGCTGAATGCCAGAGAAACAATGGCTGGCTTGGCCAAGGAGCTCAACACCCCGGTTATTCTGGTGGTAGGGATGAAATTGGGCTGTATCAATCATGCTTTGCTGACCGCGGAGGCTATCGCTCATGATGGGGTGCCGCTGGCGGGCTGGGTGGCAAATCAGCTGGATGCTGAGATGCCTTGCTACCAAGAGAACATAAATACCCTCAAATCACTGCTGAGGGCCCCTTGTCTTGGTGAGGTTCCTCGGCTTGCGGAGCCTCGCGCAGATCTTGCCAGTAGCTACTTGAATATAGATTTGGTTATAAAGCGCTGA
- a CDS encoding putative metalloprotease CJM1_0395 family protein, with protein sequence MGGEVPISLPSGGDDPRATLAAAEQVRRAALAPANPSPQDRSIAAEASQISTQAQADLAELQAQERAQQAEQSSQSRNDEQLKEEQREQEQRDKAAREERLEELRALARRSTQLGEQLVTLDNVQRNQNVGSVLDQLA encoded by the coding sequence GTGGGCGGTGAAGTGCCTATTTCATTGCCGTCGGGTGGTGATGATCCTCGAGCTACACTGGCGGCAGCAGAACAGGTACGCAGGGCAGCGCTTGCTCCTGCCAATCCATCTCCTCAAGACCGCAGTATTGCGGCTGAAGCCAGTCAAATTTCAACTCAGGCTCAAGCTGATCTTGCTGAATTACAAGCACAAGAGCGCGCCCAGCAAGCTGAGCAGTCTTCTCAATCCCGTAATGATGAACAGCTGAAGGAAGAGCAGCGTGAGCAAGAGCAGCGGGATAAAGCCGCTAGAGAAGAACGGTTAGAAGAGCTTAGAGCGTTAGCCCGTCGCAGTACCCAATTAGGCGAGCAGCTGGTCACTTTGGATAATGTGCAGCGCAATCAAAATGTCGGTTCTGTACTCGACCAGTTGGCCTGA
- the modC gene encoding molybdenum ABC transporter ATP-binding protein, producing the protein MSLIAKLELNRRDFSLTIDTTIETTGITAIYGHSGAGKTTLLRWLAGLEPNSPGQLQFNDQYWQHGDHFLPTQQRQIAYVFQDARLFPHLTVQGNLDFAYQRRFNNNGPTMAQVSEWFELSELLAKNSTELSGGEQQRVAIARALLSSPQLLLMDEPLASLDSKNKAVILQHLQRLHQQLPTPTLYVSHNIEEVSRLADQLILIEKGQITAQGPLLDLCSRLDLSLSHEENAASIIMATVQQHDNHYQLTELLIDDTLPLFLTQMHATIGDAVAVRIPARDVSITLEKPDQTSILNIIPATVDDIEQSAAARVLIRLKVSEQFLLVRLTHKSVDRLQLTIGQTVYAQIKTVALLSENPSL; encoded by the coding sequence ATGAGTTTAATCGCCAAGCTGGAACTTAATCGCAGGGACTTTAGTTTAACGATTGATACCACTATCGAAACTACCGGCATCACTGCCATCTACGGGCATAGCGGCGCTGGCAAAACCACCCTGTTGCGCTGGCTGGCCGGACTGGAACCAAATTCCCCAGGGCAGTTACAATTTAACGATCAATACTGGCAGCATGGCGATCATTTTTTACCAACCCAGCAGCGGCAGATTGCCTATGTTTTTCAGGATGCCCGACTGTTTCCCCACCTGACTGTGCAAGGTAATTTGGACTTTGCTTATCAACGGCGCTTTAATAATAACGGCCCGACTATGGCGCAAGTCAGTGAATGGTTTGAGCTAAGCGAGCTGCTCGCTAAAAATAGCACCGAACTTTCCGGTGGCGAACAGCAACGGGTTGCAATCGCCAGAGCCCTGCTCAGCAGCCCGCAGTTGTTATTAATGGATGAACCGCTGGCATCGCTCGACAGCAAAAACAAAGCGGTGATCTTGCAGCACTTGCAACGGCTCCATCAACAACTGCCTACACCCACACTCTATGTCAGCCATAACATAGAGGAAGTAAGCCGATTAGCGGATCAATTAATCTTAATAGAGAAAGGGCAAATTACTGCCCAGGGCCCGCTGCTGGATTTATGTTCACGACTGGATTTAAGTTTGAGCCATGAAGAAAACGCCGCCAGTATTATCATGGCAACTGTACAGCAACATGATAATCACTATCAGCTCACTGAATTATTAATTGATGACACATTACCGCTGTTCTTAACCCAAATGCATGCCACTATAGGCGACGCCGTTGCCGTTCGCATTCCTGCTCGCGATGTGAGCATCACCCTGGAAAAACCGGATCAAACCAGTATTTTAAATATTATACCAGCGACGGTGGATGACATAGAACAGTCTGCCGCTGCCCGGGTACTGATCCGTTTAAAAGTTTCCGAACAATTCTTACTCGTTCGGCTCACCCATAAATCCGTTGACCGACTGCAACTTACCATCGGCCAAACGGTATACGCGCAAATTAAAACCGTCGCCTTACTCAGTGAAAACCCAAGCCTATGA
- a CDS encoding putative metalloprotease CJM1_0395 family protein: MNNVAINTTAFANVVTPFSPVGKQAVGLENADAKEEVFSPVEQPATESAVFDKEEEARASGDEKDRVKERREQEQQLQDQEQIRELASRDREVRAHEQAHASVGGQYAGAPSFTFERGPDG; this comes from the coding sequence ATGAATAACGTAGCTATCAATACAACGGCTTTTGCCAATGTCGTCACGCCCTTCAGCCCTGTGGGCAAACAGGCTGTGGGTCTGGAAAATGCTGACGCCAAGGAAGAGGTCTTTAGCCCCGTTGAGCAGCCGGCTACTGAGTCAGCGGTTTTTGATAAGGAAGAAGAGGCCCGTGCCAGTGGCGATGAAAAGGATCGTGTTAAAGAGCGTCGCGAGCAAGAGCAGCAGCTGCAAGATCAGGAACAAATTCGTGAATTGGCATCCCGTGATCGCGAGGTGCGTGCTCACGAGCAAGCACATGCATCAGTTGGTGGTCAGTATGCCGGTGCCCCTAGTTTTACTTTTGAGCGTGGCCCCGACGGGTAA
- a CDS encoding serine/threonine protein kinase, whose amino-acid sequence MSKTHPYELLTPELVIDAVESTGCLSDMRIFPLNSYENRVYQVGIDDGEPVIAKFYRPERWSDEQIQEEHDFSYELFDAEIPVVPPNRNQHGETLLQHQGFRFSVYQRKGGHAPELDDMDSLLVLGRLVGRIHAMGALKDFQHRPALDIKSFAEDSYQLISEQFIPTDLKLPYTSLCEDLIRMIKIRFEETPFTPIRVHGDCHSGNILWRGDSPHFVDLDDSRMAPAIQDLWMFISGDRPMQTAGMSEVVEGYNEFFDFDPRQLHLIEAMRTLRIMHYSAWLARRWQDPAFPHNFPWFNSQRYWSDHILELREQLSALNEPALQLF is encoded by the coding sequence ATGAGCAAAACCCATCCTTATGAACTACTCACCCCTGAGCTGGTTATCGATGCCGTGGAAAGCACCGGCTGCTTAAGTGACATGCGAATATTTCCGCTAAACAGTTATGAAAATCGTGTTTACCAGGTTGGCATCGACGATGGTGAACCGGTTATTGCCAAATTTTATCGACCTGAACGCTGGAGCGACGAGCAAATTCAGGAAGAACATGATTTCAGCTATGAACTGTTTGACGCCGAGATCCCTGTTGTGCCACCCAATAGAAATCAGCACGGTGAAACTCTGCTACAACATCAGGGTTTTCGTTTTTCAGTCTATCAACGCAAGGGCGGGCATGCGCCCGAACTTGATGACATGGACAGTCTGTTAGTACTCGGCCGCTTAGTGGGACGTATTCATGCGATGGGAGCACTGAAAGACTTTCAGCACCGCCCCGCTCTTGATATCAAAAGCTTTGCCGAGGACAGCTACCAATTGATTAGCGAGCAGTTTATTCCAACCGATTTAAAACTACCTTATACCAGCCTATGCGAAGATTTAATTCGCATGATAAAAATACGTTTTGAAGAAACACCCTTTACCCCTATCCGGGTTCACGGCGACTGTCATTCAGGCAATATTTTATGGCGTGGCGACTCACCACATTTTGTCGATCTTGATGACAGCAGAATGGCACCTGCTATTCAGGATTTATGGATGTTTATTTCCGGCGATAGACCAATGCAAACCGCCGGCATGTCTGAAGTCGTGGAAGGTTACAATGAATTTTTTGACTTTGACCCCCGCCAACTACATTTAATCGAGGCTATGCGCACATTACGTATTATGCATTACAGTGCGTGGCTAGCTAGGCGTTGGCAAGACCCCGCCTTCCCGCACAACTTTCCATGGTTCAATAGCCAGCGCTACTGGTCTGATCATATTTTGGAATTGCGCGAACAATTGTCCGCGCTCAATGAACCCGCACTGCAACTTTTTTAA
- the modA gene encoding molybdate ABC transporter substrate-binding protein produces the protein MLKPLIMLISLCWITLTQADSALIASASNFQFAMRDLTTAFESQYPHQISQTYAASGVLYNQVKQGAPYHAILSANEIYPELLAQQGLGLNPTRFTYALGQLVLASTKKLPANDPEQLTHYLTELVSAGGRIAIANTDTAPYGIAAQQTLASLKLWPLPKQQIIRGNNVGQTFQFVMTGNTDVGFVALSQRLQDKNSTLSYELIPQHWYQPIQQQAILLQSGQNNPAAIAFLAFLKTDQAKTIIQRHGYTIPD, from the coding sequence ATGCTCAAACCACTTATCATGCTAATCAGTCTGTGCTGGATCACGCTTACCCAAGCTGATTCTGCCCTGATCGCCTCAGCCAGTAATTTTCAATTTGCCATGCGCGATTTGACCACTGCTTTCGAAAGCCAGTATCCCCATCAAATCAGCCAAACTTATGCAGCCAGCGGCGTACTTTATAATCAGGTTAAACAAGGGGCGCCTTATCACGCAATACTATCGGCCAATGAGATCTACCCTGAGTTGCTAGCTCAACAAGGCCTGGGACTTAATCCAACACGCTTCACTTATGCTTTGGGCCAACTAGTACTAGCCAGCACCAAAAAACTTCCCGCAAATGACCCCGAGCAACTCACCCACTACCTTACCGAATTGGTTAGCGCCGGAGGCAGGATCGCCATTGCTAATACCGACACTGCACCCTACGGTATTGCCGCCCAGCAGACCTTGGCGTCATTAAAACTGTGGCCACTACCCAAACAACAAATAATACGGGGTAATAATGTCGGTCAGACATTTCAATTTGTGATGACAGGAAATACTGACGTAGGATTTGTCGCGCTTTCGCAGCGCTTGCAAGATAAAAATTCCACACTAAGTTACGAACTCATACCGCAACACTGGTACCAGCCAATACAGCAACAGGCGATCCTGCTACAATCCGGCCAGAACAATCCAGCGGCGATAGCTTTTTTAGCTTTTTTAAAAACCGATCAAGCTAAAACGATTATTCAACGCCACGGTTATACTATCCCTGATTGA
- the bioF gene encoding 8-amino-7-oxononanoate synthase, translating to MADFSDLSSALSERKANHLYRQRRELATAQGATVVVEGKTYINFCSNDYLGLANHPDVLDAFQQAASEFGVGSGSSHLVCGHSSLHHQLEQRLAAFLGRDRALLFSTGYMANLGVINALLGKNDFIFQDKLNHASLLDAGLLSGARFQRFLHNDIASLETRLQKADAGRKLIAVDAVFSMDGDLAPLQALSQLAEQYDACLMADDAHGVGVLGQRGAGCAEFFNLDQQQLPIVMGTLGKSFGSFGAFVAGSEDLIETLIQFSRSYIYTTALPPAVAAASLASLKIIQSDAARRQHLQALIGLFKAQAQALGLPLMPSDTAIQPLLIGSSEQALVISDALAAKGFLISAIRPPTVPANSARLRITLTAAHTVQQLEELLSALAEVAW from the coding sequence ATGGCTGACTTTAGTGATTTAAGTTCAGCCCTGTCTGAACGCAAAGCCAATCACCTCTACCGACAGCGCCGGGAGCTAGCCACTGCTCAGGGCGCTACAGTAGTGGTGGAGGGTAAAACCTATATTAATTTCTGTAGTAATGATTACTTGGGCTTGGCCAATCATCCTGATGTGCTTGACGCTTTTCAGCAAGCGGCATCTGAATTTGGCGTGGGCAGCGGCTCCTCACATTTGGTGTGTGGACACAGCAGCTTACACCATCAATTAGAGCAACGATTGGCAGCTTTCTTGGGTCGCGATCGCGCGCTATTATTTTCAACCGGCTATATGGCTAATCTCGGCGTAATCAACGCGCTGCTGGGTAAAAATGATTTCATTTTTCAGGATAAATTGAATCACGCGTCTTTATTGGATGCGGGTTTATTATCTGGCGCGCGCTTTCAACGTTTTTTGCATAATGATATTGCGAGTCTTGAAACCAGGTTGCAAAAAGCTGACGCTGGCCGCAAGTTAATTGCGGTCGATGCGGTGTTTAGTATGGATGGCGATTTAGCGCCGTTGCAGGCATTGTCACAGTTGGCTGAGCAGTACGATGCCTGCCTGATGGCGGATGATGCGCATGGTGTTGGGGTGTTAGGTCAGCGGGGTGCAGGTTGTGCAGAGTTTTTCAATCTTGACCAGCAACAGCTGCCAATAGTGATGGGAACGCTGGGTAAAAGTTTTGGCAGCTTCGGCGCGTTTGTAGCGGGCAGTGAGGATTTAATCGAAACTTTAATTCAGTTTTCCAGGTCCTATATATACACCACGGCGTTACCGCCGGCGGTAGCTGCAGCCAGTTTGGCCAGTTTAAAAATTATTCAAAGTGATGCCGCGCGGCGTCAACATTTGCAGGCATTAATCGGCTTGTTTAAGGCGCAAGCGCAGGCGTTGGGTTTGCCGCTAATGCCCTCTGATACAGCTATTCAGCCATTATTAATTGGTAGTAGTGAGCAGGCGTTAGTCATCAGCGACGCGCTGGCAGCAAAAGGTTTTTTAATTAGTGCGATTCGTCCGCCGACAGTGCCTGCTAATTCTGCCCGGTTAAGAATTACTTTAACGGCGGCGCATACTGTACAACAACTTGAAGAATTATTATCAGCGTTAGCCGAGGTTGCGTGGTGA
- a CDS encoding ComF family protein, which produces MVNRFFHSIKPLLTLGQLSQCILCAAHGQQQLDLCTACEQELPWLGHHCQRCALPLSQPSAKECGLCQQHPPPFARTVASFAYGPPIAQMISGLKHNKHYGYGRTLCFINTRMIASAYLHSQLPDLIMPTPLHWSRRLIRGFNQSDLLAQDLSQKLGIPLRHGLIRHKRTPAQQSLNAQQRRRNLRGAFAVKADIVGQRIALIDDVMTTGATVREISQLLIKAGAAEVHVWVLARTAT; this is translated from the coding sequence ATGGTTAACAGATTTTTCCACTCAATCAAGCCGCTACTTACCTTAGGCCAGCTAAGCCAGTGCATACTCTGTGCCGCCCATGGCCAACAACAACTGGACCTCTGCACCGCTTGTGAACAAGAACTACCTTGGCTGGGCCACCATTGTCAGCGCTGTGCGCTACCACTCAGCCAGCCATCAGCAAAGGAATGCGGCCTATGCCAACAGCACCCGCCGCCATTTGCCCGCACCGTTGCCAGCTTTGCCTATGGCCCACCCATAGCCCAGATGATTAGCGGGCTTAAACACAATAAACATTACGGCTATGGTAGAACGCTATGTTTTATAAACACAAGAATGATAGCAAGTGCTTACTTACACAGTCAGTTACCCGACCTCATCATGCCCACACCGCTGCATTGGAGCCGCCGCCTGATACGCGGTTTTAACCAAAGCGACCTCCTCGCCCAAGATCTAAGCCAAAAATTGGGTATCCCACTCCGTCACGGTCTTATCCGCCATAAACGCACACCAGCACAGCAAAGCCTTAATGCGCAACAACGACGGCGTAATCTCAGGGGTGCTTTTGCGGTAAAGGCCGATATTGTCGGGCAGCGCATAGCCCTGATTGACGATGTGATGACCACCGGCGCTACCGTGCGGGAAATCAGCCAGTTATTAATAAAGGCTGGCGCAGCTGAAGTACATGTCTGGGTGTTGGCCAGAACAGCTACTTAA
- the modB gene encoding molybdate ABC transporter permease subunit translates to MLPAQDIAAILLTLKLAAVTTIILLALGTPLAWWLAHNRWRIKPMLEAIIALPLVLPPTVIGFYLLLAFSPNSSFGQLWFSVSGQPLAFTFNALVIGSVLYSLPFVVQPLQACFEQLPNKLLEAAATMGADFKDQFLTIILPLSKRSFITAASLGFAHTVGEFGVVLMIGGNIPGETQVVSIALYDKVENLQYAEAHWLAAGLVLFSLLLLSLIYKLNRPQMLTINKGLRP, encoded by the coding sequence ATGCTGCCAGCGCAAGACATCGCCGCTATATTGCTCACATTGAAGCTGGCAGCGGTAACTACCATTATTTTATTGGCATTAGGCACACCTCTGGCTTGGTGGCTGGCTCATAATCGCTGGCGAATAAAGCCGATGCTCGAAGCGATCATCGCCTTACCGCTGGTACTGCCTCCGACGGTCATAGGTTTTTATTTACTGCTCGCTTTTTCACCGAATAGTAGCTTCGGACAATTGTGGTTCAGTGTTAGCGGACAACCACTCGCTTTTACCTTTAATGCCTTGGTCATTGGCTCGGTGCTGTACTCACTTCCCTTTGTGGTGCAGCCGCTGCAAGCGTGCTTTGAACAATTACCGAATAAATTACTGGAAGCAGCCGCCACCATGGGCGCTGATTTTAAAGACCAATTTCTAACTATTATTCTACCGCTGAGCAAACGCAGTTTTATTACCGCGGCCAGTTTGGGCTTTGCCCATACCGTAGGCGAGTTCGGCGTGGTATTGATGATAGGTGGTAATATTCCTGGCGAAACGCAAGTGGTCTCTATTGCGCTGTATGACAAGGTAGAAAATTTGCAGTACGCCGAAGCCCATTGGTTAGCTGCAGGGCTGGTGTTGTTTTCTTTATTATTGTTATCACTGATTTATAAACTCAATCGTCCGCAAATGCTGACTATTAACAAAGGTCTGCGACCATGA
- the bioC gene encoding malonyl-ACP O-methyltransferase BioC: MTLHCTRLAALENKETALDLVLLHGWGMGSNVWQGWLPLLRQRFNLHLIDLPGYGGSDEKVPYQYDAIVAAIINVAPSSGIYLGYSLGGMLAVKLAAQHPEKVTALILLATNTKFVADAQWPWAMPETVFQQFHTSLNAKPQQALSRFMGLQIQGGGEQKTLLKAIRSLAEPVTDGTLCSSLDLLASLNITADINSLTLPALMMFGENDNLVPVAVAEHFSNLALDIETVESAPHAFFISHAQTTLDKIQQFLVKKNIASSLARDKKQVARSFSRAAETYDGVAEFQRLVGKRLLDFLPEINAETVLDLGCGTGFFTPQLQSHYPGSNIVGLDLAEGMVRYSSARQLGNWLCADAESLPLAANSIDIIYSSLAIQWCENNTELFSEIFRVLKPGGRFIFSTLGPQSLHELRSAWSVVDDYVHVNRFAAKELLLVAIKRAGFDNQHNSAWLEEMITLQYSSLRELTWELKGIGAHNVNSGRPVGLMGRQRMQAFMQGYEQQRNSEGLLPASYQVWYGVLGKPLLSDVIGQS, translated from the coding sequence GTGACGTTACATTGCACTCGCTTAGCTGCTTTGGAAAACAAAGAGACCGCTTTGGATCTGGTGTTGCTGCATGGCTGGGGTATGGGTTCCAATGTGTGGCAAGGCTGGTTGCCGTTACTACGGCAGCGCTTTAATCTGCATTTAATTGACCTGCCAGGTTATGGTGGTAGCGATGAAAAAGTGCCATACCAATACGATGCAATCGTGGCTGCAATTATTAATGTGGCGCCGAGCAGTGGTATTTACCTGGGTTATTCACTGGGGGGAATGTTGGCTGTCAAGCTTGCAGCTCAGCACCCGGAAAAAGTAACAGCATTAATTTTGCTGGCAACGAATACAAAATTTGTTGCTGATGCACAATGGCCGTGGGCAATGCCGGAAACGGTATTCCAGCAATTTCATACTTCATTGAACGCAAAGCCTCAGCAAGCGCTGAGTCGTTTTATGGGCTTACAGATTCAAGGAGGGGGTGAGCAAAAAACGTTATTAAAAGCGATCAGGAGTTTAGCTGAGCCAGTTACTGATGGCACCCTGTGTTCCTCTTTGGATTTGCTCGCGTCGTTAAATATTACCGCCGATATTAATAGTTTAACTTTGCCGGCCTTGATGATGTTTGGTGAAAATGACAATTTGGTCCCGGTTGCAGTTGCTGAACATTTTTCTAATTTGGCACTGGATATCGAAACAGTGGAATCAGCTCCCCATGCATTTTTTATCAGTCATGCCCAAACAACCTTGGATAAAATCCAACAGTTTCTTGTTAAAAAAAATATTGCATCTTCATTAGCTCGTGACAAAAAGCAGGTTGCCCGATCGTTTAGTCGTGCGGCAGAGACCTACGATGGTGTGGCAGAATTTCAGCGTCTAGTAGGCAAAAGATTGCTGGATTTTTTGCCTGAAATAAACGCAGAGACAGTACTTGATTTGGGGTGCGGTACAGGTTTTTTTACCCCGCAGTTACAAAGTCATTATCCAGGTTCCAATATTGTTGGTTTGGATTTGGCTGAAGGTATGGTCAGATATAGTTCGGCCCGCCAGCTTGGTAATTGGTTGTGTGCTGATGCGGAAAGTTTACCCTTGGCCGCAAATAGCATCGATATAATTTATTCCAGTCTGGCTATCCAATGGTGTGAAAATAATACTGAATTATTTTCGGAGATTTTTCGGGTGCTTAAACCCGGCGGTCGTTTTATTTTTTCTACCTTGGGTCCTCAGAGCTTGCATGAATTACGTAGCGCGTGGTCGGTGGTGGATGATTATGTGCATGTGAATCGTTTTGCGGCCAAAGAATTGTTGCTGGTGGCGATCAAGCGGGCCGGCTTTGATAATCAACATAATAGCGCCTGGTTAGAGGAGATGATTACTTTGCAATACTCGTCACTGCGTGAATTAACCTGGGAGTTAAAGGGTATTGGTGCACATAATGTTAATAGTGGTCGTCCAGTCGGCTTAATGGGCAGGCAAAGAATGCAGGCATTTATGCAGGGTTACGAACAGCAGCGCAATAGTGAGGGCTTGTTACCAGCCAGTTATCAAGTCTGGTATGGCGTATTGGGTAAACCACTATTGAGCGATGTCATTGGGCAAAGCTGA
- a CDS encoding DapH/DapD/GlmU-related protein — protein MRQDRRPYWVKKNYLRFRHWYAEHFLRPACDYLGEHHTIMKPWYVSISGPNIIIGKCVTIIAEPNQRVKIAVWGREPDQGEISVGDYVLISPGSRISAADKIVIGNSVMLANGVYITDSDWHGIYDRTKRSDEVTPVIIEDNVWLGDNSVVLKGVRIGENSIVAANAVVTKDVPANVVVAGNPAKVVKELDAKKGFTTRADFFADPEGQARFFDSVDKMVLSDNGFFNWIRALLFPTRKD, from the coding sequence ATGAGACAAGATCGCCGCCCCTATTGGGTTAAAAAGAATTACCTCCGTTTTCGTCATTGGTATGCGGAACATTTTTTACGCCCGGCTTGTGATTATTTAGGTGAGCATCACACCATTATGAAACCCTGGTATGTCTCCATTTCTGGTCCCAATATTATTATTGGTAAGTGTGTGACGATTATCGCTGAGCCTAACCAGCGAGTGAAAATTGCGGTCTGGGGTAGAGAGCCGGATCAAGGTGAAATTAGCGTGGGTGATTATGTGTTAATCAGTCCTGGCTCCAGAATTTCGGCGGCGGATAAAATAGTGATTGGTAATAGTGTGATGCTAGCCAATGGTGTGTATATCACCGATTCGGATTGGCATGGTATTTATGATCGCACCAAACGTAGCGATGAAGTAACGCCAGTTATTATTGAAGACAATGTGTGGTTAGGTGATAACAGCGTGGTGCTGAAAGGTGTGAGGATAGGTGAAAACAGTATTGTTGCAGCCAACGCGGTAGTGACTAAAGATGTTCCTGCCAATGTAGTGGTGGCGGGAAATCCTGCCAAAGTTGTTAAAGAATTAGACGCGAAAAAAGGTTTTACCACCCGAGCTGATTTTTTTGCTGACCCGGAAGGTCAGGCCCGGTTTTTTGATTCGGTTGATAAAATGGTACTAAGTGATAACGGTTTTTTTAATTGGATTAGAGCGTTGTTATTTCCTACCCGCAAAGATTAA
- the bioB gene encoding biotin synthase BioB, translating into MTAQMTTANHALRHDWTSAEVQALFEQPFNDLLFQAQTLHRQYFDPNEVQVSTLLSIKTGACPEDCKYCPQSNRYDTGLEKEKLMEVEKVLQEAKAAKDTGATRFCMGAAWRSPKKKDMPYVTAMVKGVKEMGLETCMTLGMLTAEQATELEEAGLDYYNHNLDTSPEFYGDIITTRTYADRLNTLANVREAGIKVCSGGIVGMGETVKDRAGLLIQLANMPQHPESVPINMLVKVEGTPMADQAELDPFDFIRTIAVARILMPESHVRLSAGRESMNEEMHALAYFAGANSIFYGEKLLTTANPEANKDLQLFERLGIKPEARDAQRCDDGEEDRLREQIQQAENDKYFYNAAQA; encoded by the coding sequence ATGACAGCCCAAATGACTACAGCTAATCACGCTCTTCGCCACGACTGGACTTCAGCAGAGGTGCAGGCACTGTTTGAACAGCCATTCAATGATTTATTGTTTCAAGCGCAAACCCTCCACCGGCAGTATTTTGATCCGAATGAAGTACAAGTCAGTACGCTGCTGTCGATAAAGACTGGCGCTTGCCCCGAGGATTGTAAATATTGCCCGCAAAGTAATCGCTATGACACGGGGTTGGAAAAAGAAAAACTGATGGAAGTGGAAAAAGTATTGCAGGAAGCAAAAGCGGCCAAAGATACCGGTGCCACCCGTTTTTGTATGGGCGCGGCCTGGCGTTCACCGAAGAAAAAAGATATGCCCTACGTCACCGCGATGGTGAAAGGGGTTAAGGAAATGGGTTTGGAAACCTGCATGACATTGGGGATGTTGACCGCTGAACAGGCGACTGAATTAGAAGAGGCCGGTCTGGATTATTACAATCACAACCTTGATACATCGCCAGAATTTTACGGGGATATCATCACCACTCGCACCTATGCTGATCGATTAAACACTTTGGCCAATGTTCGTGAAGCCGGTATTAAAGTGTGTAGTGGTGGTATCGTTGGCATGGGGGAAACAGTAAAAGATCGCGCTGGTTTATTAATTCAATTAGCTAATATGCCGCAACATCCTGAATCGGTTCCGATCAATATGTTGGTAAAAGTGGAAGGCACACCAATGGCTGATCAGGCAGAGTTGGATCCTTTTGATTTTATTCGCACTATCGCGGTGGCGAGGATTTTAATGCCGGAATCCCATGTGCGTTTATCGGCGGGCCGTGAATCAATGAATGAAGAAATGCATGCGCTGGCGTATTTTGCCGGTGCTAATTCTATTTTTTATGGTGAGAAACTATTAACTACCGCTAACCCCGAAGCGAATAAAGATTTGCAGTTGTTTGAGCGACTGGGGATCAAACCAGAAGCGCGCGATGCCCAGCGCTGTGATGACGGCGAAGAAGACCGCTTGCGTGAGCAAATCCAGCAAGCGGAAAATGATAAGTACTTTTATAACGCCGCCCAAGCCTGA